The Leptospira koniambonensis sequence AGTTTAACAGAATCCATTCATGATAAGATCACAACACCTATTGTTAAAATCCCTGATTCAGCTCTGAAAACGGGGATCTATGATTTAACCAAGGAAGAACTGGGACAAAGGATCGAACTAAAAGAAGGAGTGAGCTTGAGATATATCACTCCTCCTGATCGCAGAAGATGGCTCTTAGATCGGTTCTTACTCGGTTCCGATCTTACATTTTTATACGGATACTTCCGTCAGATCATGATCGCAAGACAAACCGCCCTAAATGGAAAATTTTTCGATCCTCGTTGGATAGAATTATCAGGCGGGATCTTAGACCTGATCGAAGGTTGCCAAGGAAAATTCCAAATAGAAAATTTAGAGAACGTTGTCTCTCCTCAGGGACCTGTAGTTTTTGCAGGAAACCATATGAGCGTTTTAGAAACTTTTGTATTCTCGTACTTTTTAGTTCCCCACAGAAGACTTACTTATGTAGTTAAAGAAAGTTTAATAAAGGGATATTTCGGTCCCATTATGAGAAGTAGGGACCCGATCGCAGTAGGTCGTGACAATCCAAGAGAGGATCTAGTCAAGGTATTGGAAGAAGGTGAAAATCTTCTGAAAAAAGGGGTTTCTATCGTAGTATTTCCTCAAAGTACAAGAACGAGGACATTTAATCCTGCGGAATTTAATTCAATTGCGGTTAAACTTGCCTCCAGAGCAGGAGTTCCAGTGGTCCCATTTGCGATCAAAACTGATTTTTGGGAGAATGGTAAAGTATGGAAAGATCTAGGTAGCCTATACAGAGACAGAAAGATCCATATGAAATTTGGTCCTCAGATAGATACTAAAGACTCTAAAAAGGCGCAAGCAACACTTTTGAATTATGTGTTAACTAATTTAAAAGAATGGAATGTAGAAATTCTTTCCGAACAAAAATAAAATGAAAGAGCGGATCAAACAAATTCTCTAATCCGCTTTTTGGTGGGGAGAAGGTTTAGTAACCTCCCCCGCCTCCTCCTCCACTTCCCCCACCATAACCGCAAGAAGCAACGGCCAATAGATATTGGGAAGAACATGCGGTATTTGCATATCCAGGGTTTTCGTTAGAGCAAGTTAAATACAACGCAGCTGCAGCATTGCAATTTTTTTTGTCGTTCTTATCATCTCCACCGGTTCCATATAAATCGTTATACGCATCACAATTTACAAAACCAAGCGAAGATAGAACCAATAGTAAGATCAAAATCCTTTTTTTAGTTCTCATAAACATTCTCCATATTATGGCAGATAATTTTTTCTAAGAATATCTGATTGATAAGGAACCGCAATGGTTTTAGGATTAGATCACTATTTGTCGGAACCAACAATACAATTTTGGATATATAAAATGTCCTAAACTTGTTTTATTCTAACGGAACCAAAAACGATCCCCATCTAAGAAACGTTTTACACCTTCTTTGGTACTTTTGCTTTCCATTACTGGAAAAGTATTTCTGGCTTCGAGAGTTAACGCTTCTTGTAAAGGTAGGTTCCAGCCTTCTAAGGCAGAATTTAGATCTGCGAACATTGCATCTCTTGGTTGTTTACAAAGTTGAGTGGCATAAGAAAATGCTCTTTCTAAACCTTTTCCTTTTTTTACAAGTTCCCATACGAGTCCTAGTTGGTAAGCTCTCTCTGCGCGGATCCTTTGTCCTGTTAAGATCAAAGGTAAAGCAGATCCCCAGCCAAGCAATCTTGGGAGATATACTGTACCTCCATCTACTAAAGGAACTCCCCATCTTCTACAAGCGACAGAGAAGATTGCCTGAGGTTCTGCGATACGAATATGACCATGACAAAATAATTCCAAACCACCTGCGTATGTATAACCATGAGATACAGTGATCACAGGTTTTTTCTGAACGATCCTCGATCCACCTAAAGGACCAGGATCATTCTTAGCATATTCCTCTCTTTCTTCTTGGTTTAGATACAGATTTGCCATTTTATCCAAACCAGAAAGATCTGCTCCGGAACAAAATGCCTTATCACCTGCTCCATGCAAAACAGCTACGGTTAGTTCAGGATCTTTCTGAAAAGTTTTCCAAGCTTCCACAAATAGATCCGCCATCTCCTTATTCACTG is a genomic window containing:
- a CDS encoding lysophospholipid acyltransferase family protein — encoded protein: MSLTESIHDKITTPIVKIPDSALKTGIYDLTKEELGQRIELKEGVSLRYITPPDRRRWLLDRFLLGSDLTFLYGYFRQIMIARQTALNGKFFDPRWIELSGGILDLIEGCQGKFQIENLENVVSPQGPVVFAGNHMSVLETFVFSYFLVPHRRLTYVVKESLIKGYFGPIMRSRDPIAVGRDNPREDLVKVLEEGENLLKKGVSIVVFPQSTRTRTFNPAEFNSIAVKLASRAGVPVVPFAIKTDFWENGKVWKDLGSLYRDRKIHMKFGPQIDTKDSKKAQATLLNYVLTNLKEWNVEILSEQK
- a CDS encoding enoyl-CoA hydratase-related protein gives rise to the protein MSDLPLITNIHDVAGGKIFQITMNRPDVHNAVNKEMADLFVEAWKTFQKDPELTVAVLHGAGDKAFCSGADLSGLDKMANLYLNQEEREEYAKNDPGPLGGSRIVQKKPVITVSHGYTYAGGLELFCHGHIRIAEPQAIFSVACRRWGVPLVDGGTVYLPRLLGWGSALPLILTGQRIRAERAYQLGLVWELVKKGKGLERAFSYATQLCKQPRDAMFADLNSALEGWNLPLQEALTLEARNTFPVMESKSTKEGVKRFLDGDRFWFR